A single region of the Leptodactylus fuscus isolate aLepFus1 chromosome 5, aLepFus1.hap2, whole genome shotgun sequence genome encodes:
- the LOC142204665 gene encoding vitelline membrane outer layer protein 1-like produces the protein MSPVLCSLLLLSVISQSFGEHVIIGIPNGGPWGEWGAVEWCPCGYHAKGFSLKVEPRQKVEDDTALNGIRLHCLNKTDTDRSAKREYLITSAHGPWGEWSPTSWCPEGFLLSFSMQVEPPRKGVDDTAANNVMFQCSDYEILLGPGNSWGHYGRWSGKCMEGICGMKTKLEPPQGSGDDTALNDVQFVCCKS, from the exons ATGTCTCCTGTCCTCTGCTCGCTCCTGCTGCTCTCTGTCATCTCACAGTCATTTGGGGAGCATGTTATTATAGGGATACCTAATGGAGGACCATGGGGAGAATGGGGGGCGGTGGAGTGGTGCCCCTGTGGTTATCATGCCAAGGGATTCTCTCTGAAG GTGGAACCaagacaaaaagtggaagatgataCGGCACTGAACGGAATACGGCTACACTGCTTAAACAAAACTGATACAGATCGGAGTGCGAAACGTGAATATCTTATCACATCTGCCCATGGACC GTGGGGTGAGTGGAGCCCAACCTCATGGTGTCCTGAAGGTTTTCTCCTCAGCTTCAGCATGCAAGTGGAGCCACCAAGGAAAGGGGTCGATGATACCGCCGCCAACAACGTCATGTTTCAGTGCTCCGACTATGAAATCCTATTGGGTCCGGGAAACAGTTGGGGACATTATGGCCGGTGGAGCGGAAAATGCATGGAAGGAATCTGTGGGATGAAAACCAAGTTAGAGCCACCGCAGGGCAGCGGAGATGACACGGCTCTCAATGATGTGCAATTCGTGTGCTGTAAGAGCTAG